A genome region from Mesorhizobium sp. B2-1-8 includes the following:
- a CDS encoding ABC transporter substrate-binding protein gives MKVFHALLALSVAVVLAAGQASAVELSIVSGDTGNGLKVLREILDRYEKESGDKVTIVAMPSSGTDQFGQYRLWLAAGNSDVDIYQTDVIWAPQLASQFVDLTAATRDVVAKHFPSIIQSQTVDGRLVALPIFTDAPALYYRKDLLDKYGAKVPTTWKELGETARLVMDKERAAGNRDIWGFVFQGNAYEGLTCDAFEWVVSNGGGHIVEPDGTISINNARAAAALDMAKAWIGTIAPPGVLAYQEEESRGVWQTGNAVFMRNWPYAYALGNSQGSPIKGKFDVAPLPAGTGEGARPAATLGGWNLAVSKYSKHPDAAIELVKFIASPAMQKYRTLRTANLPTIQALYDDADIARQQPIIPHWREVFLNAEPRPSAVTRNKYNEASSQFWNAVHKTLSGEGSAADNLADLEATLTRLKGKGW, from the coding sequence ATGAAGGTTTTCCACGCATTGCTGGCGTTGAGCGTAGCTGTCGTGCTCGCGGCGGGTCAGGCGAGCGCGGTCGAGCTGTCGATCGTGTCGGGTGACACCGGCAACGGCCTCAAGGTGCTGCGCGAGATCCTCGACCGCTATGAGAAAGAGAGCGGCGACAAGGTCACCATCGTCGCCATGCCGTCATCCGGGACCGATCAGTTCGGTCAGTACAGGTTGTGGCTCGCCGCGGGCAACAGCGACGTCGACATCTACCAGACCGACGTCATCTGGGCGCCGCAACTCGCCAGCCAGTTCGTCGACCTGACCGCGGCGACCAGGGATGTCGTGGCCAAGCATTTCCCGTCGATCATCCAGTCGCAGACCGTCGACGGCAGGCTGGTGGCGCTGCCGATCTTCACCGATGCGCCGGCGCTCTATTACCGCAAGGATCTGCTCGACAAATACGGCGCCAAGGTGCCGACCACATGGAAGGAACTGGGCGAAACCGCCAGGCTGGTGATGGACAAGGAGCGGGCCGCGGGCAACAGGGATATCTGGGGCTTCGTCTTCCAGGGCAACGCCTATGAAGGGCTGACCTGCGACGCGTTCGAATGGGTGGTCTCGAACGGTGGCGGCCATATCGTCGAGCCGGATGGCACCATTTCCATCAACAACGCCCGGGCGGCGGCCGCGCTCGACATGGCCAAGGCCTGGATCGGCACCATCGCGCCGCCCGGCGTGCTCGCCTACCAGGAAGAGGAATCGCGCGGCGTGTGGCAGACCGGCAATGCCGTCTTCATGCGCAACTGGCCCTATGCCTATGCGCTGGGCAACAGCCAGGGGTCGCCGATCAAGGGCAAGTTCGACGTCGCGCCGCTGCCGGCCGGCACGGGCGAGGGTGCCCGGCCGGCGGCAACGCTGGGCGGCTGGAACCTTGCGGTCTCGAAATATTCCAAGCACCCGGATGCGGCGATCGAACTGGTCAAGTTCATCGCCTCGCCCGCAATGCAGAAATACCGCACGCTCAGGACCGCCAACCTGCCGACCATCCAGGCGCTCTATGACGATGCCGACATCGCCCGGCAACAGCCGATCATTCCGCACTGGAGGGAGGTCTTCCTCAATGCCGAGCCACGGCCCTCGGCGGTGACCCGGAACAAGTACAACGAGGCGTCGAGCCAGTTCTGGAACGCCGTGCACAAGACCTTGTCCGGCGAGGGCAGCGCCGCCGACAATCTGGCCGACCTCGAAGCAACGCTCACCAGGCTGAAGGGCAAGGGCTGGTGA
- a CDS encoding carbohydrate ABC transporter permease, with product MRQRVRSAWLFLAPMLLVLAAAAGWPLARTVYFSFTDASLSDLDARQWVGFANYVSVLRMPSGRIIYDGLLLDPAWWGAVWNTIRFAVVSVTCETILGMVVALVLNAEFTGRGIVRAAILIPWAIPTIVSAKMWQWMLNDQFGIINVVLINLGLIDHKIAWTASADTAMAAVLIVDIWKTTPFMALLILAALQMLPREIIEVAKLDGANPWQIFWRVTLPLIRPAVMVAVIFRALDALRIFDLIYVLTPNNAHTKSMSVFARENLFEFDKFAYGSAASTLLFLILALLTMLTIRIGRLSLEGGR from the coding sequence ATGCGCCAGCGTGTGCGCTCGGCATGGCTGTTCCTGGCGCCGATGCTTCTGGTGCTCGCCGCCGCTGCCGGCTGGCCGCTTGCGCGCACGGTCTATTTCAGCTTCACCGACGCCTCGCTGTCCGACCTCGACGCCCGCCAATGGGTCGGCTTCGCCAACTATGTCTCGGTGCTGCGCATGCCGAGCGGCAGGATCATCTATGACGGGCTGCTTCTCGACCCGGCCTGGTGGGGCGCCGTGTGGAACACCATACGGTTCGCGGTGGTTTCGGTGACATGCGAGACGATCCTCGGCATGGTCGTCGCCCTGGTGCTCAACGCCGAATTCACGGGCCGCGGCATCGTCAGGGCGGCGATCCTCATCCCCTGGGCGATCCCGACCATCGTCTCGGCCAAGATGTGGCAGTGGATGCTGAACGACCAGTTCGGCATCATCAACGTCGTGCTGATCAACCTCGGGCTGATCGACCACAAGATCGCCTGGACCGCCAGCGCCGACACGGCGATGGCGGCCGTGCTGATCGTCGACATCTGGAAGACGACGCCGTTCATGGCGCTGCTGATCCTGGCCGCGCTGCAGATGCTGCCGCGCGAGATCATCGAGGTCGCCAAGCTCGACGGCGCCAATCCCTGGCAGATCTTCTGGCGCGTGACCTTGCCGCTGATCCGCCCGGCGGTGATGGTGGCGGTGATCTTCCGGGCGCTCGACGCGCTGCGCATCTTCGACCTGATCTACGTGCTGACGCCCAACAACGCGCACACCAAGTCGATGTCGGTGTTCGCCCGCGAGAACCTGTTCGAGTTCGACAAGTTCGCCTATGGCTCGGCCGCCTCGACCCTGCTCTTCCTCATTCTCGCTCTGCTCACCATGCTCACCATCCGCATCGGCCGGCTAAGCCTGGAAGGAGGCCGTTGA